In the genome of Henningerozyma blattae CBS 6284 chromosome 5, complete genome, one region contains:
- the NDD1 gene encoding Ndd1p (similar to Saccharomyces cerevisiae NDD1 (YOR372C); ancestral locus Anc_7.8), producing the protein MEKTSTILTENDNTNPIQNIDPQNQLQNVLDPNQSPTDAAFFKVLSENLKYTFNSPLPTTTQFPTPYSSNQINQFQQFNNNSTTNNNTHNNHQGNMNNNNHNNNNNNNNIPMRTNNIGQVSMENDSSLVENSMLPGVSMGVPVLQIDQQLNDMDLQPSSVLQFINNSNIQSQQTNTNNNGLNYHNINFNSINTHTNTNNNFSNEFFLASPEQFKDFLLDSPAAMNLFHKTPAKTPLRFYTDNTATNSNNNNSSNLLNLNNSNINISTSGLLGTDGSNNLFGTNLNKNNSNNNSSSSNNNNTTTTTNNNEKSLKNMNFTPLRNIDLNLMFNSSNQLNGMMTSSPSKRLLSLTPYGRKILNELGTPFAKQSGTTSNSALIDFQNLKKEQQNNLANNFKYSPSINTSIKKLIKTPNKNLTDNKLSLGNKDDLLSLPHPSTIDNEPDIYGSSPTTIQLNSSATKSTTKLDINKVPNLTNKLKRSGFPHHDKPDGIITHTSILDTSHLSLSPTPKPNMNNHHHTHNNSNHNITTTNNSGPLLKIPELPKMGSFTSEQTPVVLKSKPLTINKNISLNTNKNTKKITKKNVKTKFQIIVSNTKKFTNNTTSTSTSSSTTTSTSTNTNPQNTKKKDTSNVNRRSSSGNLANSNKMKNKKQLVRTQSLIENYIGSNNNMNNGKENKNPSENTLINNRSKSFLEMNDS; encoded by the coding sequence atggaaaaaacaTCAACTATTTTAacagaaaatgataatacaaATCCCATTCAAAATATCGATCCACAGAATCAACTCCAAAATGTACTAGATCCAAACCAATCCCCAACCGATGCAGCCTTCTTTAAAGTTTTATCtgagaatttgaaatacaCTTTTAATAGTCCATTACCAACGACCACTCAATTCCCCACCCCATATTCATCTAATCAAATCAATCAATTCcaacaatttaataataactctaccacaaataataatactcaTAATAATCATCAAGGCAATATGAATAACAACAACcataacaacaacaataataataataatattcccATGCGTACCAACAATATAGGTCAAGTATCAATGGAAAATGATTCTTCACTTGTAGAAAATAGTATGCTACCTGGCGTTTCTATGGGAGTTCCAGTGCTTCAAATAGAtcaacaattaaatgatatgGATTTACAACCTTCATCCGTTTTACAGTTCatcaataattctaatattcaaagtcaacaaacaaatacaaataataatggattaaattatcataatataaatttcaattccATAAATACACATACcaataccaataataatttttccaatgaattttttttagcatCTCCAGAACAATTCAAAGATTTCTTATTAGATTCACCAGCAGCAATGAATCTTTTCCATAAGACACCTGCAAAGACTCCATTGAGGTTTTACACTGATAATACTGCaactaattcaaataataataattccagtaatcttttaaatctaaataatagtaatattaaCATAAGCACTTCGGGATTATTAGGAACCGATGggtctaataatttatttggtacaaatttaaacaaaaataatagtaataataatagtagtagtagtaataataataatacaacaaCGACAACAAATAACAATGAAAAAAGTTTGAAAAACATGAATTTCACACcattaagaaatattgatttaaatttaatgttTAATTCTTCGAATCAATTGAATGGTATGATGACATCTTCACCTTCCAAACGATTGTTATCATTGACACCATACGGTagaaagattttaaatgaattaggTACACCATTTGCCAAGCAGAGTGGCACTACATCAAATAGTgcattaattgattttcaaaatttaaagaaagaacaacaaaataatcttgcaaataatttcaaatattctcCAAGCATTAATACTAGTatcaagaaattaataaaaacacCCAATAAGAATTTAactgataataaattatccCTAGGaaataaagatgatttaCTTTCATTACCTCATCCCTCAACAATAGATAATGAACCAGACATCTACGGATCGTCTCCTACAActattcaattgaattcaTCAGCTACAAAATCTACCACCAAActagatattaataaagttCCAAATTTGAccaataaattgaaaagaagCGGATTCCCTCACCATGACAAACCGGATGGTATCATTACTCATACTTCGATCTTAGACACATCTCATCTTTCTTTATCACCTACACCCAAACCCAATATGAATAATCACCATCACACTCATAATAACTCCAATCATAATATCACTACTACCAATAATTCCGGTCccttattaaaaataccTGAACTACCGAAGATGGGATCATTTACTAGTGAACAAACACCTGTGGTGTTAAAATCAAAACCTTTAAcgataaataaaaacataagtttaaatacaaataaaaataccaAAAAGATTACCAAGAAGAATGTCAAGACTAAATTCCAAATCATTGTTTCTAATACAAAGAAATTcacaaataatacaacaTCAACGTCaacatcatcatcaacaacaacatcAACTTCTACCAATACAAATCCTCAAAACACGAAGAAAAAAGACACAAGTAATGTCAATCGTCGCAGTAGTAGCGGGAACTTGGCCAACTCAAACAAGATGAAAAACAAGAAACAATTAGTCAGAACACAATCATTGATTGAAAATTACATTGGctctaataataacatgAATAATGGTAAAGAAAACAAGAACCCATCGGAAAACACTTTGATAAACAATCGA
- the NUD1 gene encoding Nud1p (similar to Saccharomyces cerevisiae NUD1 (YOR373W); ancestral locus Anc_7.7), whose translation MEGNNAEIRINTGTGIDIDKLVEQFRELSIKKKMNENNNENINPLGMASLRSNSIPPKMNIMDDDRQYSNVIKSSKPETNDFEDSSFMQSSTKSSQTSIRNQNSIVTDQNSVIHRPDERTDDKPWANRNRQTQGSVRDELHDISGDIQEPNSMEDTFNRHSKRNVILGPIINNNPNGMTKDNSISVSNDDDMTEVSENIGNTKYQNNFDESNGLPVGSQILPDEMHKLNLPDSKMNSMPPGQQWNNKYPLYMNESNNLINSQVMTDGEFKPSFKDSKMSSIRSKSSNLRNRPSNNTTEQRIDWKMHDSSMIDSPVLLEDFQPQRKNNAITPLTTGSTLTNEENGMNNLNLKREAKNEDKDNLLEILEKEIAPLREELCLYELEYGHGLALSNDIVKRQGDKLKYLRLLFPHVDEIVLNGVDSLEDVLEGLPRRVFRLIMNDCNIIENLEKFMKCKFYDVEMIGLNNNKIDDDILYKVLNGMLHLREIELKNNCIKSCKTFQGQIKLNERMKYLERLELSNNKLQGTIDFQQWKLPHLEEVYLNNNRIETIKNINYLPKIRILEIDNNGLKKIEEQIIGEALRNLSMKDNYQLKLDRCNPFPYEGLQSLEIGNLDLVEKEFIFPANLKRLKVCGRENVRVRFPMELLVPNKLKVLHIEHFIVEELQQKCPRQIKRCLSNENFPQLEELVLRDCGLDAFVKIIEVIPNERLEVLDIRENNDLKFDYYDNEDTWVIKELVPNLKKYYR comes from the coding sequence ATGGAGGGTAATAATGCGGAGATAAGGATCAACACTGGTACTGGTATTGATATAGATAAATTAGTTGAACAATTTAGAGAATTgagtattaaaaaaaaaatgaatgaaaataaCAATGAGAATATTAATCCCTTAGGTATGGCATCACTAAGGTCTAATAGTATACCTCCTAAGATGAATATCATGGATGATGATCGACAATATAGTAATGTTATTAAGAGCAGTAAGCCGGAAACTAATGATTTCGAGGATAGTTCCTTTATGCAATCTAGCACTAAATCTAGTCAGACCAGTATTAGAAACCAAAATAGTATTGTAACGGATCAAAACAGTGTTATCCATCGACCTGATGAACGAACTGATGATAAACCTTGGGCGAATCGAAACCGTCAAACACAAGGATCTGTTCGAGATGAATTGCATGATATCTCTGGCGACATACAAGAACCCAATTCAATGGAAGATACTTTCAACCGTCATAGTAAGAGAAATGTAATCTTAGGGcctattattaataataatccaaatgGAATGACTAAAGATAATTCTATATCTGTTTcgaatgatgatgatatgaCTGAAGTGAGTGAAAATATTGGCAATACCAAATACCAAAATAATTTCGATGAGTCTAATGGACTGCCAGTAGGGAGTCAAATTCTACCTGATGAGATGCATAAACTCAATTTGCCAGATTCGAAAATGAATAGTATGCCACCTGGCCAACAGTGGAATAACAAATATCCCTTATATATGAACGAATCAAATAATCTCATAAATAGCCAGGTAATGACAGATGGGGAGTTTAAGCCAAGCTTTAAAGATTCTAAGATGAGTAGCATACGAAGTAAGTCAAgtaatttaagaaatagGCCTAGTAATAATACCACCGAACAACGTATAGATTGGAAAATGCATGATAGTAGTATGATTGATTCACCTGTACTTTTGGAAGATTTTCAGCCACAAAGGAAAAATAATGCTATAACACCTTTAACTACTGGCTCTACATTAactaatgaagaaaatggcatgaacaatttaaatttgaaaagagaAGCAAAGAACGAAGAcaaagataatttattgGAGATTCTTGAGAAAGAGATTGCACCGCTCCGTGAGGAATTATGTTTATATGAATTGGAATATGGTCATGGATTAGCTCTATCAAATGATATTGTAAAGAGACAAGGTGATAAGTTGAAATATTTACGATTATTATTCCCTCATGTGGATGAGATTGTATTAAATGGAGTAGATTCTCTAGAAGATGTTCTAGAGGGGCTACCAAGACGAGTTTTTagattaataatgaatgatTGTAACATTATAGAGAATTTGGAGAAATTTATGAAATGTAAATTTTATGATGTAGAAATGATTggattaaataataataaaatagatgATGATATCTTATACAAAGTATTAAATGGTATGCTTCATTTAAGagaaatagaattaaaaaataattgtattaAGAGTTGTAAAACTTTTCAAGgtcaaataaaattaaacgaaagaatgaaatatttagaaagaTTAGAATtgagtaataataaattgcAAGGTACCATTGATTTCCAACAGTGGAAACTTCCTCATTTGGAAGAggtatatttgaataataataggaTTGAAACaataaagaatatcaattatttacCAAAAATTCGAATATTGGagattgataataatggattgaaaaaaattgaagaacaAATCATTGGAGAAGCATTACGAAATTTAAGTATGAAAGATAATTATCAACTAAAGCTCGATAGATGTAATCCATTCCCATATGAAGGTTTGCAATCATTAGAAATTGGCAATCTTGATCTTGTggaaaaagaatttatattCCCCGCAAATTTAAAGAGACTAAAAGTGTGTGGCCGGGAAAATGTGCGGGTTCGATTCCCTATGGAACTATTGGTACCGAATAAATTGAAGGTGTTACATATTGAGCATTTTATAGTGGAAGAACTACAGCAAAAGTGTCCCAGACAAATCAAGAGATGCCTAagtaatgaaaattttccaCAGTTAGAGGAACTGGTGTTGAGGGATTGTGGGCTAGATGCGTTTGTAAAGATAATTGAAGTAATACCAAATGAACGCTTAGAAGTGCTAGACATTCGGGAGAACAATGATTTGAAGtttgattattatgataatgAGGATACATGGGTGATAAAAGAGCTAGTCCCTAATCTAAAGAAGTATTATAGGTAG
- the PRP4 gene encoding U4/U6-U5 snRNP complex subunit PRP4 (similar to Saccharomyces cerevisiae PRP4 (YPR178W); ancestral locus Anc_7.534), giving the protein MSVESKLSTEHTMIDDEGDDDEFYTPASHDAILARKSILEYSLNKSKKRLLNFKNSLEILPQTDRIKKNIQSRRYLSEKLSKLDLFTSEIVSTRPIAKIRICPSSNDQQQHNAIFSTWDGDVKLLDYEQMQVKDQLNSIHRGKITGLDWNVDGKSFASGGEDGIVKLFSFENEKIQESNSIEAHEARITAVKYHGCASLLATSSFDSTWKLWDLAKMTELYLQEGGHSTEIFNLDFHPDGSLLSSVGGDGNCVLWDLRSGNRILNIRGHVGQLYNGCWSPNGSEIATAGVDGVIKIWDIRAKGKELSSIYLHKGVISDLRWENMYGRYLISSGYDGKIGIINADTWKVINSMSGHTGKASTLDAHGEIIISGGWDRSIRKWCEY; this is encoded by the coding sequence atgTCAGTTGAAAGTAAGCTGTCTACAGAGCACACAATGATTGATGATGAAGGGGATGATGACGAATTTTATACGCCAGCTTCTCATGACGCTATATTGGCTAGAAAATCtattttagaatattcactaaataaatcaaagaaacgcttattaaattttaagaaTAGTCTGGAGATATTGCCACAAACCGAtcgaataaaaaaaaatattcaatcaCGTAGATATTTATCGGAGAAGTTGTCAAAGCTAGATCTGTTCACCTCTGAAATTGTATCAACTAGACCTATTGCCAAAATACGAATTTGTCCTTCTTCTAATGATCAACAACAACACAACGCTATTTTCTCTACTTGGGATGGGGATGTAAAATTACTAGACTATGAACAAATGCAAGTGAAAGACCAATTAAACTCGATACATCGTGGCAAAATAACAGGATTAGATTGGAACGTGGATGGTAAGTCATTTGCATCAGGAGGGGAGGATGGTATtgtgaaattattttcttttgagaACGAAAAAATTCAGGAATCTAATAGTATCGAGGCCCATGAAGCTAGAATAACTGCGGTAAAATATCATGGCTGCGCTTCACTCCTAGCAACGAGTTCATTTGATTCAACCTGGAAATTATGGGATCTCGCCAAGATGACTGAATTATATCTACAAGAAGGTGGTCATTCAactgaaatttttaatttagattttCATCCTGATGGCTCACTTTTATCCAGTGTTGGTGGTGATGGGAATTGTGTACTCTGGGATTTACGATCCGGTAATagaatattgaatattagAGGTCATGTAGGTCAATTATATAATGGCTGTTGGTCGCCGAATGGTTCTGAAATAGCTACTGCTGGAGTTGATGGtgtaattaaaatttgggATATACGTGCTAAGGGAAAGGAATTATCGTCTATATATTTGCATAAAGGTGTCATATCTGACCTCCGTTGGGAGAATATGTATGGTAGGTATTTGATATCTTCAGGATACGATggaaaaattggaattataAATGCTGATACCTGGAAAGTCATAAATTCCATGTCAGGTCACACTGGGAAAGCGTCAACCCTTGATGCTCACGGTGAGATAATAATTAGTGGTGGTTGGGATAGATCTATTCGGAAATGGTGTGaatattag
- the NCR1 gene encoding sphingolipid transporter yields the protein MNRILFAGFSFFLLLNCILAKPQCAMYGNCGKKSLFGKELPCAIDPTNSSFTTEPITTEVRELIIEVCGEEWSDVDSLCCSKDQILALQKNLKKAGSFISSCPACAKNFNNLFCDFTCSPTQSDYMNITKTAISKSQLPVVDELDFFINSTLASIFYDSCKDVRLSSTNGHAMDFIGGGAKNYTQFLKFLGDKHPLIGGSPFQINYRYPTIDNVPETFRIFNNSVYACNDPQYKCDCNDCEASCSNLKTLDENDITIGRWHLTSFILIVIYTLVTILVLLSVSVSYIKNKRKNIRLRILSEDLDNHFTSSDIHANDSLFQQYSIVTNPLNNKIEQYSQKVTHYAAKNPYSIIYSTCFIVMLCGILLLRFDRLETDPINLWVNKNSQMFKEKQYFEETFGLLHRTEQIFVVNETGPIFSSYETIKWWFNVEKRITEESFKNQSFTYQDICMRSSPNSSCIIESFTQYFSGEIPDKYVWKSEIKSCSSSPEKCSPNSYQPLVKNILFSDVDNVLNSQAFVVTLLLDNHTQSAIEWEQELENYLLSTGVPSGVRISFNTELSFQKETSYPSNISFFFLSYLSMFIYSLWALKRKSGETRVILGLAGVLIVAASTTCASSLLTILGIRSNTIITNVLTCLMLAIGFDNIILITREYDRLSEQYSSMDLYQRIEKSTERISPSIILSFLCQCSCFLIALFIPIPALRSFALYSVTSFSINLILQFTTFISVLTLYEIKWSTIKLNVSEHPEPIKMFKLSSILPWKHYIMTFFGGWFLFSLLFIPEIQIGLDKASILPHKSHLLNYFEDTYNYFKAAPPVYFIVKDLDLTQRKNQKKVCAEFSTCDSDSLGNILKAETNKSIIIGPVANWLDDFMMFLNPDLEECCQVEKGTQNKCPLPSQSQDCEVCYKDRKWSYNMDGFPEGSDFIRYLNIWLNTSNIPCKLGGKDLYSKFIHKDDNQVISSVFKTSHAPVSSYKGYLTSYFDVIRIPDFFKDLDIFAFSPSYIYFSQYNNIIKSTLALLITELLLCTAMIAVLLKSLRTSILLSISIMMTLVDLGAFMRFFGIMLNSVSAMNLVICEGFVAGFCIHIARAFTNIPRGMKNDRLGRTIFSLDTVGYSVILGIVLTKIVGICVLAFTNSKMLDLFFFKMWLFFIIIAAFHSLILFPTLLSVFGGKSFVDESMNYDTYVPLNI from the coding sequence ATGAATCGAATCTTATTCGCaggattttctttttttttactattaaaTTGTATATTGGCAAAACCACAATGTGCAATGTATGGAAATTGTGgtaaaaaatcattatttgggAAAGAATTACCATGCGCAATTGATCCGactaattcttcatttacTACAGAGCCAATAACAACTGAAGTCCGTGAATTAATTATCGAAGTTTGTGGTGAAGAATGGTCCGATGTAGACTCATTGTGCTGCTCAAAAGATCAGATATTAGCTCTACAAAAGAACCTAAAAAAGGCTGgatcttttatttcatcATGTCCTGCGTGTgctaaaaattttaataatttattctgCGATTTTACATGTTCTCCAACGCAATCTGATTACATGAATATTACAAAGACTGCTATTTCTAAATCGCAACTACCAGTTGTTGATGAGCTGgacttttttattaattcaacATTAGCTTCAATATTTTACGACTCATGTAAAGATGTTAGACTATCTTCTACAAATGGCCATGCGATGGATTTTATTGGTGGTGGTGCAAAAAATTACactcaatttttaaaatttttaggAGATAAGCATCCATTAATTGGTGGTTCAccttttcaaataaattatagaTATCCCACCATTGATAATGTTCCTGAAACCTTCCgtatattcaataattcagTATATGCTTGTAATGATCCACAATATAAATGTGATTGCAATGATTGTGAAGCTTCTTGCTCAAACTTAAAAACACTAGAcgaaaatgatattacaATTGGTAGATGGCATTTAACTTCGTTCATTTTGATTGTTATCTATACGTTAGTAACCATActtgtattattatcagtGTCGGTATCTTatattaagaataaaaggaaaaatattagattaAGAATTCTCTCAGAAGATCTAGATAATCATTTCACTTCATCAGATATTCATGCTAATGATAGCTTATTCCAACAATATTCAATTGTAACAAACCCTTTGAATAACAAAATTGAACAATATTCTCAAAAGGTCACTCATTATGCTGCTAAAAACCCATATTCCATAATTTACTCAACGTGCTTTATAGTGATGCTATGtggtattttattattgcGTTTCGATAGATTAGAAACTGACCCTATAAATTTATGggtaaataaaaattcacaAATGTTTAAAGagaaacaatattttgaagagACGTTTGGTCTACTTCATAGAACTGAGCAAATCTTTGTTGTTAACGAAACAGGtccaatattttcatcatatGAAACTATTAAATGGTGGTTTAATGTAGAAAAGAGAATTACTGAAGAATCATTCAAGAATCAATCGTTTACTTATCAAGATATTTGTATGAGATCAAGTCCTAACTCAAGTTGTATTATAGAATCTTTTActcaatatttttctgGTGAGATACCTGATAAATATGTTTGGAAATCCGAAATAAAATCATGTTCTTCATCACCAGAAAAATGCTCTCCAAATTCGTATCAGCCATTAGtgaagaatattttgtttagtGATGTTGACAATGTATTAAATTCACAGGCATTTGTAgtaacattattattagataatcATACTCAATCAGCAATTGAATGGGaacaagaattagaaaattatttattaagtACGGGTGTACCTTCAGGTGTAAGGATCAGCTTTAACACGGAACTTTCATTCCAAAAGGAAACAAGCTATCCTAGTAACATAagctttttctttttgtcTTATTTATCAATGTTTATTTACTCGTTATGGGCACTAAAAAGGAAATCAGGTGAAACTAGAGTTATATTAGGACTGGCAGGAGTACTTATCGTTGCTGCATCAACAACTTGTGCTTCATCGCTATTAACTATTCTTGGTATAAGGTCTAATACGATTATTACTAATGTTTTAACATGCTTAATGCTAGCCATTGGCTTcgataatattattttaattactCGTGAATACGATCGTTTATCCGAACAATATTCCTCTATGGACTTATACCAGCGTATAGAAAAATCAACTGAAAGAATATCCCCATCTATCATACTATCATTTCTTTGCCAATGCAGTTGTTTCTTAATTGCCTTGTTTATTCCTATACCTGCGCTTCGTAGTTTTGCACTTTATTCTGTtacttcattttcaattaatttaattctcCAATTTACAACTTTCATATCTGTGCTAACATtatatgaaattaaatgGTCTACTATTAAATTGAATGTTAGTGAACATCCAGAGCCTATTAAAAtgtttaaattatcaagtATATTACCTTGGAAGCATTATATCATGACATTCTTCGGTGGGTGgtttttgttttcattGCTATTTATTCctgaaattcaaatagGTCTCGACAAAGCTTCTATTTTGCCTCACAAATCTcatttgttaaattattttgaggACACATATAATTACTTTAAAGCTGCCCCCCCTGTTTACTTTATTGTCAAAGACTTAGACTTAACTCAGAGAAAGAATCAAAAGAAAGTATGCGCAGAATTTTCGACCTGTGATTCTGATTCTTTGGGTAATATTCTAAAGGCCGAAACCAACAAATCAATTATAATTGGTCCAGTAGCAAATTGGCTTGACGATTTCATGATGTTTTTGAATCCTGATTTAGAAGAGTGTTGCCAGGTGGAGAAAGGAACTCAAAACAAATGCCCATTGCCTAGCCAAAGTCAAGATTGCGAAGTATGCTATAAAGATAGAAAATGGAGTTATAATATGGACGGGTTCCCCGAAGGCTCAGattttattagatatttaaatatatggTTAAACACATCAAATATTCCCTGTAAACTCGGAGGTAAGGATTtgtattcaaaatttattcataAAGATGATAATCAAGTGATATCTTCTGTTTTTAAAACTTCACACGCTCCAGTTAGTTCCTACAAAGGATATCTCACATCATATTTTGATGTAATTAGAATTCCAGATTTTTTTAAGGATCTAGATATATTTGCGTTTTCTCCATCCTATATCTACTTTTCTCAATataacaatattattaagtCAACTCTAGCGTTATTAATTACAGAGTTATTACTATGCACAGCAATGATTGCTGTGCTTTTGAAATCACTTCGAACttctatattattatccatTTCTATTATGATGACCTTAGTTGATCTTGGTGCATTCATGAGGTTTTTCGGTATTATGTTAAATTCTGTTAGTGCAATGAACTTAGTCATCTGCGAGGGGTTTGTAGCTGGATTTTGCATACATATCGCGAGAGCGTTCACCAATATTCCAAGAGGAATGAAAAATGATAGATTAGGCAGGACAATATTTTCACTTGACACTGTTGGTTATTCTGTTATACTAGGCATTGTTTTAACTAAAATTGTTGGTATTTGTGTTCTTGCATTCACAAATTCCAAAATGCTTGATctattctttttcaaaatgtggctattttttattatcattgcTGCCTTCCATTCTTTGATATTATTCCCCACACTTCTCTCAGTATTTGGCGGAAAAAGCTTTGTAGATGAATCTATGAATTATGATACTTATGTTCCacttaatatttaa